A part of Desulfotomaculum nigrificans DSM 574 genomic DNA contains:
- a CDS encoding ATP-binding protein encodes MIDRLTHQSYIINMNGNSYRMKETKEWLQKQQLA; translated from the coding sequence ATGATTGACCGTTTAACACATCAATCATACATAATTAATATGAATGGGAATTCCTATCGAATGAAAGAAACAAAGGAGTGGTTGCAGAAGCAGCAATTGGCCTAA
- a CDS encoding ATP-binding protein has product PAIRKYLEEYVQEACQRDACYEEFLAQLLQKECDARREASRYNRIRLAQFTHKKYLEDLSIKDLPEDAQKKLKILKTLDFLREGRNVILAGSPGTGKTHVAIGLGIKACLEGYKVWFTTVPLLISRIKECRAEQTLRAFQNRFEKYDLVIADEMGYISFDKEGSELLFTHLSLRAGRKSTIITTNLSFERWGGNIPGSGYDCSYD; this is encoded by the coding sequence TACCTGCTATTCGCAAATACCTTGAGGAATATGTTCAAGAAGCCTGTCAGCGTGATGCCTGTTATGAAGAATTTCTGGCACAACTGCTGCAAAAGGAGTGTGATGCAAGGCGGGAGGCCTCACGGTACAACCGTATTCGCCTGGCCCAATTTACCCATAAGAAATATTTGGAGGACTTATCAATTAAGGATCTACCGGAGGACGCACAGAAGAAACTGAAGATACTTAAGACGTTGGATTTCCTTAGGGAAGGGCGGAACGTAATATTAGCAGGTAGTCCCGGCACTGGTAAAACCCATGTTGCCATAGGACTTGGCATCAAAGCCTGCCTGGAGGGCTACAAAGTATGGTTTACAACAGTTCCCCTACTAATTAGCCGGATCAAGGAATGCAGAGCGGAACAGACATTACGCGCCTTCCAAAACAGATTCGAGAAATATGACCTGGTTATCGCGGACGAGATGGGCTACATCTCCTTCGACAAAGAAGGTTCTGAGCTGTTGTTTACCCACCTGTCACTTCGGGCCGGGAGAAAATCCACTATTATCACTACAAACCTTTCTTTTGAGCGATGGGGGGGAAATATTCCAGGATCCGGTTATGACTGCAGCTATGATTGA